The following are from one region of the Mesorhizobium sp. B4-1-4 genome:
- a CDS encoding DUF982 domain-containing protein, with translation MQTAWFSKPVVVSVGVTGATRNLSNTQQAIELLTTHWRDAGSPKHQSALRACRRATSGDVSPDTAREAFVEAAREAHILVE, from the coding sequence ATGCAAACCGCGTGGTTTTCCAAGCCCGTGGTGGTTTCGGTCGGCGTCACCGGGGCCACCCGCAACCTGTCCAATACACAGCAGGCCATCGAATTGCTGACGACACATTGGCGCGACGCCGGTAGCCCGAAGCATCAGTCGGCACTGCGCGCCTGCCGCCGTGCGACAAGTGGCGACGTCTCTCCCGATACTGCCAGGGAAGCTTTCGTCGAGGCCGCGCGCGAGGCGCATATCCTGGTCGAGTGA